From the genome of Ornithobacterium rhinotracheale, one region includes:
- the atpB gene encoding F0F1 ATP synthase subunit A — MLQNTNKFLFAILAIFLSLNVFGQDLVGIAAEHEGEAHHDLGQEKSLAEKIDEDIQHHLMDSHYFDIMHDSQTDTHYGFALPVILWDNGLKVFMSSEFDHGKKLVEKDGNFYKLYHEKIYKTDAAGTLTYDEEHHPTNEKPLDFSITKTVFSILVAFIVLFLIFRASAKSYANTSVPKGVGRFMEPLIIYVRDEIAIPNIGKKHYKRYMSYLLTIFFFIWLLNIMGIMPFGINVTGNIAVTLSLAVMTFLITNFSGNKTYWSHIFDPLGATMPWYGKLFIYPILVPIEILGLFVKPFSLMIRLYANITAGHVVLMSLIALIFIFRNFGGGAMSLVLSILISFIEFFVAALQAYIFTTLSALYFGMAVEEHAEEH, encoded by the coding sequence ATGTTACAAAACACCAATAAGTTTTTGTTCGCAATTTTAGCCATATTTTTATCGCTAAATGTATTTGGGCAAGATTTGGTAGGCATAGCCGCAGAGCACGAAGGAGAGGCGCATCATGATTTAGGTCAGGAAAAATCCCTGGCAGAGAAGATTGATGAGGATATTCAGCATCACTTGATGGATTCTCATTACTTTGATATTATGCATGATTCCCAGACGGATACTCACTATGGTTTTGCGCTTCCTGTGATTTTGTGGGATAATGGTTTAAAGGTGTTTATGTCCTCAGAATTTGACCACGGAAAAAAACTGGTGGAGAAAGATGGGAACTTCTATAAACTTTACCACGAGAAAATTTATAAAACCGATGCCGCTGGAACTTTGACTTACGATGAAGAGCACCACCCAACGAATGAGAAGCCGCTTGATTTTTCAATTACCAAGACTGTGTTTTCTATTCTTGTGGCCTTTATAGTTTTATTTTTAATATTTAGAGCCTCGGCAAAATCGTATGCCAATACCTCTGTACCAAAGGGAGTTGGGCGTTTTATGGAGCCGCTCATCATCTATGTGCGTGATGAAATTGCAATACCCAACATCGGAAAGAAACATTATAAAAGATATATGAGCTATCTGCTCACTATCTTCTTCTTCATTTGGCTTTTAAACATTATGGGCATTATGCCATTTGGTATTAATGTTACGGGAAATATAGCTGTAACTTTGTCTCTTGCAGTGATGACTTTCTTAATCACCAATTTCTCTGGAAACAAAACCTATTGGAGCCATATTTTTGACCCACTAGGGGCAACAATGCCTTGGTATGGTAAACTATTTATCTACCCTATTTTAGTGCCCATAGAGATTTTAGGTCTTTTCGTGAAACCCTTCTCGCTGATGATTCGTCTATATGCCAACATCACAGCAGGGCACGTTGTGCTGATGAGCTTGATTGCTCTAATCTTTATTTTTAGAAACTTCGGCGGGGGCGCAATGTCCCTCGTGCTATCAATATTAATATCATTTATAGAATTCTTCGTAGCGGCCTTGCAGGCATACATTTTCACAACGCTTTCGGCATTGTACTTTGGTATGGCGGTGGAGGAACACGCAGAAGAACATTAA
- the dusB gene encoding tRNA dihydrouridine synthase DusB has protein sequence MTKIGNITLPEFPLLLAPMEDVSDPPFRRVCKKNGVDLMYSEFISSEGLIRDAIKSKKKLDIFDYERPIGIQIFGGDEEAMALSARIVETVKPDLVDINFGCPVKKVVSKGAGAGVLKDIDLMVRLTESVVKSTSLPVTVKTRLGWDNSSINIYEVAERLQDVGIQALSIHGRTRAQMYKGEADWSEIARVKNNPRIHIPIFGNGDIDSPQKALEYKNRYGVDGIMIGRAAIGNPWIFREIKHFLNTGKLLEKPTIAERVEAVKDHLDFSCQWKGEKVGILEMRKHYANYFKGIQHFKSFRKELVSLENKDDLFQVLSKIIEEYQI, from the coding sequence ATGACAAAAATAGGAAACATCACATTACCGGAATTCCCTTTATTGCTTGCCCCTATGGAAGATGTGAGCGACCCTCCATTCAGACGCGTGTGCAAGAAGAACGGCGTAGATTTAATGTACTCAGAATTCATTTCATCTGAAGGGCTCATACGAGACGCCATTAAAAGCAAAAAGAAATTAGACATATTTGACTACGAGCGCCCCATAGGTATTCAAATCTTTGGTGGAGATGAGGAGGCTATGGCTCTTTCCGCACGAATTGTGGAAACTGTGAAGCCCGATTTGGTAGACATAAACTTCGGGTGCCCCGTAAAAAAAGTGGTGAGCAAGGGCGCAGGCGCAGGCGTTCTAAAAGATATTGATTTAATGGTACGCCTCACCGAATCCGTTGTAAAATCCACCTCGCTCCCCGTTACCGTAAAAACACGCCTCGGTTGGGATAATAGTAGCATCAATATCTACGAAGTAGCTGAAAGACTGCAAGATGTAGGCATACAAGCCCTCTCCATACACGGGAGAACGCGCGCCCAAATGTACAAGGGAGAGGCTGATTGGAGCGAGATTGCACGCGTAAAAAACAACCCGCGCATTCATATACCTATCTTTGGCAATGGTGATATAGATTCACCCCAAAAAGCCCTTGAATACAAAAATCGCTACGGTGTAGATGGCATTATGATTGGCCGTGCCGCAATCGGCAACCCTTGGATTTTTAGAGAAATAAAACATTTCCTAAATACGGGGAAACTGCTCGAAAAACCCACAATTGCTGAGCGCGTGGAGGCTGTGAAAGACCACCTCGATTTCTCCTGCCAGTGGAAGGGCGAAAAAGTGGGCATATTAGAGATGAGAAAGCATTATGCCAATTATTTTAAAGGCATTCAGCATTTCAAATCTTTTAGAAAAGAACTCGTTTCTCTTGAAAATAAAGATGACTTATTTCAGGTTTTATCTAAAATCATTGAAGAATATCAAATTTAA
- a CDS encoding ABC transporter permease, translating into MSKQGKSLFYHSIQKLKKNALAIVALSIILTAAIVSVFCYAIATDYTKDAAMQQVVLKYKPIGYEQLMLKVPLSNYTPHRTLSDYFFGKKQDFEQIPITGYKIQGGKITYTPYLGEGLHAEPKEKDLSIWTEKDISLQEIPQKYIYTQKFYLGTDSFGRDFYSRLLVGTRISFFIGFIAVAISLLVGIALGAIGGYYGGKTDAAIMWLINVVWSIPTLLLVMAITLAIGKGFWQIFIAVGLTMWVEVARVVRGQFLSFRKKEFVEAAQSLGMSNARIMFKEILPNVVAPVIVISAANFAAAILVESGLSFLGIGAQPPTPSWGNIIKENYTHILLGMQYLALLPGACILLLVLAFNVFGNALRDALDIKN; encoded by the coding sequence ATGTCAAAACAAGGGAAATCACTATTTTATCATTCCATTCAAAAACTTAAAAAAAATGCGCTGGCAATTGTAGCATTGAGTATTATTCTCACCGCTGCGATTGTCAGCGTATTTTGTTATGCCATAGCCACAGATTACACCAAAGATGCCGCTATGCAGCAAGTGGTGCTTAAATATAAACCTATTGGTTATGAGCAACTAATGCTAAAAGTGCCACTCAGTAATTACACCCCACACAGAACGCTAAGCGATTATTTTTTTGGCAAAAAACAAGATTTTGAGCAAATACCCATCACGGGATACAAGATACAGGGAGGCAAAATCACTTATACCCCCTACCTTGGCGAAGGGCTACACGCTGAGCCTAAGGAAAAAGATTTAAGTATCTGGACAGAAAAAGACATTTCTCTACAAGAAATTCCTCAAAAATATATCTACACCCAGAAGTTTTATCTCGGCACCGATAGTTTTGGTAGAGATTTTTATTCAAGACTTTTGGTCGGGACTAGGATATCGTTTTTCATAGGTTTTATTGCCGTGGCAATTTCTTTGCTTGTAGGAATTGCACTGGGGGCAATAGGAGGCTACTATGGCGGGAAAACAGATGCGGCAATTATGTGGCTCATCAATGTTGTGTGGTCGATTCCTACGCTTTTACTCGTGATGGCTATCACTTTAGCGATAGGAAAAGGCTTTTGGCAAATCTTCATTGCCGTGGGGCTCACTATGTGGGTAGAAGTTGCGCGAGTGGTGCGGGGGCAATTTTTAAGTTTTAGAAAAAAAGAATTTGTAGAAGCCGCACAAAGCCTAGGAATGAGCAATGCCCGAATTATGTTTAAAGAAATTTTGCCCAATGTAGTAGCACCTGTGATTGTCATCTCCGCCGCTAATTTTGCCGCCGCCATTTTAGTGGAAAGCGGACTAAGTTTCTTAGGGATTGGCGCCCAGCCTCCCACACCCAGTTGGGGGAATATTATAAAAGAAAATTACACCCATATTTTATTGGGAATGCAGTATTTAGCACTCTTGCCAGGCGCTTGTATTTTATTGCTTGTCTTAGCATTTAATGTTTTTGGTAACGCACTGCGTGATGCACTTGATATAAAAAATTAG
- a CDS encoding phosphoadenylyl-sulfate reductase produces MSNLNLDIAVNQISEQLQKMHAEGRKIMITSSFQTHSLPLLHISTQAIKDLPVIFIDTGFHFAETYAFRDQIAREWNLNLKNVRSQTSKHQQVNEEGQFLYASDTDYCCHINKVEPLDSAIQNYDIWIAGLRRDQTKFRQGLDYFEKQKSGITKYHPILDWNSKMIYEYRKLHHLPAHPLEEKGFFSIGCFPCTQSVLDENERGGRWAGSNKTECGIHLNK; encoded by the coding sequence ATGAGTAATTTAAACCTAGATATAGCGGTGAACCAAATCAGCGAGCAATTACAGAAAATGCACGCCGAAGGAAGGAAAATTATGATTACCTCCTCATTCCAAACGCACAGCTTACCGCTATTACACATTAGCACACAAGCAATTAAAGATTTACCCGTGATTTTCATAGACACAGGCTTTCACTTTGCAGAGACCTATGCTTTTAGAGACCAAATTGCTAGGGAGTGGAATTTAAACCTGAAAAATGTGCGCTCCCAAACCTCCAAACACCAACAAGTGAATGAAGAGGGGCAATTCCTCTACGCTAGCGATACCGACTACTGCTGCCATATTAATAAAGTGGAGCCCCTCGATAGTGCTATCCAAAATTACGACATCTGGATTGCAGGGCTGCGCAGAGACCAAACCAAGTTTCGGCAAGGGCTTGATTATTTTGAAAAACAAAAATCAGGCATCACCAAATATCACCCAATCCTTGATTGGAACTCAAAAATGATTTACGAATATAGAAAATTACACCACCTGCCCGCTCACCCACTGGAAGAAAAAGGCTTTTTTAGCATCGGGTGCTTCCCCTGCACACAAAGCGTGCTAGATGAAAACGAGCGTGGCGGCCGCTGGGCTGGAAGCAATAAAACGGAATGTGGTATACACTTAAATAAATAA
- a CDS encoding AtpZ/AtpI family protein, which yields MENKDKNTWLQLTSVGVQIGVVMYLMAWAGRWCDAHYDAESSWFTLGFVVLGMLISLFFLYEMVKNINK from the coding sequence GTGGAGAATAAGGATAAAAATACTTGGCTTCAATTGACATCAGTGGGCGTGCAAATTGGCGTGGTGATGTATCTGATGGCTTGGGCTGGCAGGTGGTGCGATGCCCATTACGATGCGGAATCTAGCTGGTTTACGCTGGGTTTTGTAGTTTTGGGTATGCTGATTTCGCTGTTTTTCTTATATGAAATGGTCAAAAATATTAATAAATGA
- the atpA gene encoding F0F1 ATP synthase subunit alpha: MAEINPAEISAILKQQLANASSDFDLAEVGTVLEIGDGIARIYGLENAQYGELVQFDNGEEGLVQNLEEDNVGVVLLGSSQGVKEGDTAKRTKRIASIKVGESMLGRVVDTLGNPIDGKEPLSGELYDLPLERKAPGVLFREPVSEPLQTGIVAIDSMVPIGRGQRELIIGDRQTGKSTVAIDTILNQKEFYDKGEPVYCIYVAVGQKASTVAQTYNVLEKYGAMDYTIIVAANASDPAPMQVWAPFAGAAIGEYFRDTGRSALIIYDDLSKQAVAYREVSLLLRRPPGREAYPGDVFYLHSRLLERAAKIIGNDEVAKNMNDLPEALKGKVKGGGSLTALPIIETQAGDVSAYIPTNVISITDGQIFLESDLFNSGVKPAINVGVSVSRVGGSAQIKSMKKVSGTLKLDQAQFRELEAFAKFGSDLDPATMAVIGKGERNVEILKQSVNSPMPVEDQVAIVYAGVNNLLREVPVEKVKEFEEDYLAYLNAKHRDTLDQLREGKYSEEQTKVLDEAAKEISAKYKK; the protein is encoded by the coding sequence ATGGCAGAAATAAATCCAGCTGAAATCTCAGCGATATTAAAACAACAACTAGCCAACGCAAGTTCAGATTTCGATTTGGCAGAAGTAGGCACTGTTCTAGAAATTGGAGACGGGATTGCCCGCATCTACGGACTTGAAAATGCTCAATATGGTGAGCTAGTACAATTTGACAATGGCGAAGAAGGACTGGTTCAGAATTTAGAGGAAGACAATGTAGGGGTGGTTCTCCTAGGCTCATCTCAGGGCGTAAAGGAGGGCGATACTGCTAAGCGAACCAAGAGAATTGCCTCTATCAAAGTGGGCGAGAGTATGCTCGGGCGCGTAGTAGACACACTAGGAAATCCAATTGATGGCAAAGAGCCACTATCTGGCGAATTATATGATTTGCCATTGGAGAGAAAAGCGCCAGGCGTATTATTCCGTGAGCCCGTTTCAGAGCCATTGCAGACAGGTATCGTGGCAATTGATTCTATGGTGCCAATCGGAAGAGGGCAGCGTGAGCTCATCATCGGTGATAGACAAACAGGAAAATCTACCGTGGCGATTGATACCATTCTTAACCAAAAAGAATTTTACGACAAAGGAGAGCCCGTATATTGTATTTATGTAGCCGTGGGGCAAAAAGCATCTACCGTGGCACAAACATACAATGTCCTAGAAAAATACGGCGCTATGGACTACACCATTATCGTAGCTGCAAATGCCTCAGACCCTGCGCCTATGCAAGTATGGGCGCCATTTGCAGGAGCCGCAATTGGTGAATATTTTAGAGATACAGGGCGTTCAGCTTTAATTATTTATGATGATTTATCAAAGCAAGCGGTGGCATACCGTGAGGTATCTCTACTACTTAGAAGACCCCCAGGGCGTGAGGCCTACCCAGGGGATGTATTCTACCTGCATTCAAGGCTATTGGAGCGCGCAGCAAAAATCATCGGTAATGATGAAGTGGCTAAAAATATGAACGATTTGCCAGAGGCGTTAAAAGGTAAAGTAAAAGGCGGCGGCTCATTGACTGCTCTGCCAATCATTGAAACCCAAGCAGGAGATGTTTCAGCCTATATCCCTACCAATGTAATCTCAATTACCGATGGGCAAATATTCCTAGAATCAGATTTATTCAACTCAGGGGTGAAGCCCGCAATTAATGTAGGGGTTTCCGTATCCCGTGTAGGAGGCTCAGCTCAGATTAAATCAATGAAGAAAGTATCAGGGACTTTGAAGCTAGACCAAGCACAATTTAGAGAGCTAGAAGCCTTTGCTAAATTTGGTTCAGACCTAGACCCTGCCACTATGGCCGTAATCGGCAAAGGTGAGAGAAATGTGGAAATCTTAAAACAAAGCGTGAACTCGCCAATGCCAGTGGAAGACCAAGTAGCCATCGTATATGCAGGAGTAAATAATCTTTTAAGAGAAGTACC
- a CDS encoding F0F1 ATP synthase subunit B yields the protein MDKLINDFSVGLFFWVTLLFLILMFVLRKFAWKPILTAIEERENGIEEALLQAEKAREEIKSLKAENEQIMKQAREERDAMLKEAKAMKERELEAAKEIAKIEADKIIEAARRTIESEKNLAIAEVKNQVASLSLDIAEKVLKDNLKSEDQQKNLVDKLINEIKLS from the coding sequence ATGGATAAATTAATCAATGATTTTTCAGTAGGTTTATTTTTTTGGGTAACACTACTATTTTTAATATTAATGTTTGTGCTCAGAAAATTTGCTTGGAAACCGATTTTAACCGCGATAGAAGAGCGAGAAAACGGAATTGAAGAGGCTTTGCTACAAGCAGAAAAAGCTCGCGAAGAGATAAAAAGCTTAAAAGCAGAAAATGAGCAAATTATGAAACAAGCCCGTGAGGAGCGCGATGCTATGCTGAAAGAAGCCAAAGCAATGAAAGAAAGAGAGCTGGAAGCCGCCAAGGAAATTGCAAAAATCGAGGCAGATAAAATCATCGAGGCTGCAAGACGCACCATTGAGAGCGAAAAAAATCTTGCTATCGCAGAGGTGAAAAATCAAGTGGCAAGCCTATCGCTGGACATCGCTGAGAAGGTGTTGAAGGATAATCTGAAATCAGAAGACCAGCAGAAAAACTTGGTGGATAAGCTTATCAATGAAATAAAATTGAGCTAA
- the atpH gene encoding ATP synthase F1 subunit delta: MANYRVAKRYAKAFFEVLPQEKQKKAVQEMRDILTAFKTSRDFKNFLSSPIISDEKKQSIAKEVFQNFSPETQKLVALLIKNGRSANLKEVATAVIERYRIINGIKRAHISSAYPLSSEELNAIVAKTQATLGIAADKIEVVQKVDDSLIGGFILRVDDTQFDASIKTRLSEIKQAFDTQKIISKI; the protein is encoded by the coding sequence ATGGCAAATTACAGAGTTGCTAAAAGATACGCAAAAGCCTTTTTTGAAGTTTTGCCACAAGAGAAACAAAAAAAAGCAGTGCAAGAAATGAGGGATATTCTCACGGCATTTAAAACTAGCCGTGATTTTAAAAATTTCTTAAGCAGCCCAATTATCTCAGATGAGAAGAAACAGAGCATCGCTAAGGAAGTATTCCAAAACTTCTCGCCTGAAACTCAAAAGCTGGTAGCTCTTTTAATAAAAAACGGAAGATCTGCTAATTTAAAAGAGGTTGCCACAGCCGTTATTGAGCGCTATCGCATCATCAATGGGATTAAAAGAGCGCATATTTCCAGCGCCTATCCTCTTTCTAGCGAGGAGCTAAACGCCATAGTGGCTAAAACGCAAGCTACATTGGGCATCGCGGCTGATAAAATTGAGGTGGTTCAGAAGGTAGATGACTCTCTCATAGGAGGCTTTATTCTAAGGGTAGACGATACGCAATTTGACGCCTCTATTAAAACAAGGCTTAGCGAAATTAAACAAGCATTCGACACACAAAAAATTATATCAAAGATTTAA
- a CDS encoding carboxy terminal-processing peptidase, with amino-acid sequence MKYLQKTYVLLAFLSMTLLAFCYCSPFPLGGGRDAIDKEIIKNVRRILTHLHYSPQEINDEFSEKVYDRYLENLDNLKTFFKGSDIAFFNQYRDKLDDAFRNEDLTFYHQSIDTLYNRIEELKELTNEFTQKPFDFTKNENFNYDYKNTTYPQTQKEWEDRWRQRLKYSTLQEIMILEQSAKDTAYWKKQDSIGVKPETFDPRNKTFAQIEAEARKKVAENISEYFRRFKARKKSEWNSIYINAFTHQYDPHTDYFSPKENEDFEVAMSGQIEGIGAQLMDKKGYPTITKVVVGGPAWKQGDLEVDDQITKVAQEGEEPVNVVGMLLEDAIRLIRGKKGSKVILTVKKKDGSFKQIPIVRDIIELEETFAKSAVVTDDKGNKYGVLNLPSFYLNYDGKGHDASDDVKKQIEYLKESGIKGLVFDLRNNGGGDLSECVEIVGHFIPKGPVVQVRMSNGAEKEYDDDVAGTLWDGPMVVMVNEFSASASEIMAAALQDYKRAVIVGSPQTYGKGTVQTIKPISWFLQNDSEYGALKFTIQKFYRVNGGSTQLKGVASDIVIPDRYTYLDISEGAENSALPWDQIEPAKYNVWSKPIDMAKIKANSKARLYKMKQIQEIEEYAQWMKKIDKEKSAPLNYKKFKADFDQKELQAKKFENLSKYTNGLKITSPKYEQNLVKKDTVLQARRKDWHKALGKDIYLQESINVLRDIK; translated from the coding sequence ATGAAATATTTACAAAAGACCTATGTCTTGCTTGCATTTTTATCAATGACACTTTTGGCATTTTGCTATTGCTCGCCGTTCCCATTAGGTGGGGGGCGTGATGCAATTGATAAAGAGATTATAAAAAATGTGCGCAGGATTTTAACACATTTGCATTACTCGCCGCAGGAAATTAATGATGAGTTTTCCGAAAAAGTGTATGACAGGTATTTGGAAAACTTGGATAATTTAAAAACCTTTTTCAAGGGGAGCGATATAGCATTCTTCAATCAGTACAGAGACAAGCTGGACGATGCTTTTAGAAACGAGGATTTGACCTTCTACCACCAATCCATCGATACATTGTATAATAGAATTGAGGAGCTAAAGGAATTGACTAACGAATTTACTCAAAAGCCTTTTGATTTTACCAAAAACGAAAACTTTAATTACGATTATAAAAACACCACCTACCCGCAAACCCAAAAGGAGTGGGAGGATAGATGGCGCCAGCGCTTGAAATACAGCACGCTGCAGGAAATTATGATTTTAGAGCAATCCGCAAAGGACACGGCTTACTGGAAGAAGCAAGATTCCATCGGGGTAAAGCCAGAAACCTTTGACCCACGAAATAAAACTTTTGCCCAAATAGAAGCCGAGGCACGCAAAAAGGTGGCAGAGAACATCTCTGAATATTTTAGACGATTCAAGGCGCGTAAAAAATCCGAGTGGAACTCTATCTATATCAATGCCTTTACACATCAGTATGACCCGCACACCGATTATTTTTCGCCAAAGGAAAACGAGGATTTTGAAGTGGCAATGTCTGGACAAATCGAAGGGATTGGTGCACAATTGATGGATAAAAAAGGATACCCCACCATCACCAAAGTAGTGGTAGGTGGCCCCGCTTGGAAACAAGGAGACTTAGAAGTAGATGACCAAATTACCAAAGTAGCACAAGAAGGCGAAGAGCCTGTGAATGTCGTGGGAATGCTTTTGGAGGATGCTATCCGATTGATTCGTGGTAAAAAAGGAAGCAAAGTGATCCTGACAGTGAAGAAAAAAGATGGATCGTTCAAGCAAATACCAATCGTGCGCGACATTATAGAGCTAGAAGAAACTTTTGCCAAAAGTGCAGTGGTAACTGATGATAAAGGCAATAAATATGGCGTATTAAATTTGCCATCATTCTACCTGAATTATGATGGTAAAGGGCACGATGCCTCTGATGATGTTAAAAAACAAATCGAGTATCTAAAAGAGAGCGGCATCAAAGGGCTTGTGTTTGACCTTAGAAACAATGGCGGTGGCGACTTATCTGAGTGTGTGGAAATCGTGGGGCATTTTATTCCCAAAGGCCCTGTGGTGCAGGTGCGTATGAGCAACGGGGCCGAAAAAGAGTATGATGATGATGTGGCAGGCACTCTTTGGGATGGCCCAATGGTTGTAATGGTGAATGAGTTTTCCGCCTCCGCATCAGAGATTATGGCCGCTGCATTGCAAGATTATAAGCGTGCCGTAATTGTGGGCAGCCCGCAGACTTATGGCAAGGGAACCGTGCAGACTATCAAGCCGATTAGTTGGTTTTTACAAAACGATAGCGAATATGGTGCGTTGAAATTCACCATTCAGAAATTCTATCGTGTGAACGGAGGGTCTACTCAGCTCAAAGGAGTGGCGTCCGACATTGTGATACCAGACAGGTATACCTATTTAGATATTTCCGAAGGTGCAGAAAATTCAGCCTTGCCTTGGGATCAAATCGAGCCAGCAAAGTACAATGTGTGGAGCAAGCCAATCGATATGGCTAAAATCAAAGCAAATAGCAAAGCGAGGTTATATAAAATGAAGCAAATTCAAGAGATTGAGGAATATGCCCAGTGGATGAAGAAAATAGATAAAGAAAAATCAGCTCCATTGAATTATAAAAAATTCAAAGCAGATTTTGACCAAAAAGAACTTCAAGCTAAAAAATTTGAAAATCTAAGTAAATACACCAATGGCTTAAAAATCACCTCGCCAAAATATGAGCAAAATCTTGTGAAAAAAGATACCGTGCTACAAGCAAGGCGAAAAGATTGGCACAAAGCCCTAGGTAAAGACATCTATTTGCAAGAATCAATCAATGTATTAAGGGATATAAAATAA
- the atpE gene encoding ATP synthase F0 subunit C: MSQIPVMVGAGLVIIGAGLGIGKIGGTAMEAIARQPEASGKIQVAMIIAAALIEGLAFAALFAVK, from the coding sequence ATGAGTCAAATTCCAGTAATGGTAGGTGCAGGATTAGTAATCATCGGAGCAGGATTAGGCATCGGTAAAATCGGTGGAACTGCTATGGAGGCTATTGCACGTCAACCAGAAGCATCAGGTAAAATTCAAGTAGCAATGATTATTGCTGCTGCCTTGATTGAAGGTTTAGCATTTGCTGCACTATTCGCAGTAAAATAA
- a CDS encoding YceI family protein, with protein MKNLFKISLAFVCLFFVSMSVKAQKIVSRDVNITITGTSTLHDWEMISDNGAFTANVGNSSINDVKFVFPVRSLKSGKAAMDQNAYNALNADKHKEIVFKALTIDTLSGNTTVNGSVTINGVTKAISVPVKVYDTDRGFTITGYIMMKMTDYKVEPPVYMFGTIKTGDEIRIQFNISTEYVN; from the coding sequence ATGAAAAATTTATTTAAAATCAGCCTTGCTTTTGTTTGCTTATTTTTTGTTTCAATGAGTGTGAAAGCGCAAAAAATTGTTTCAAGGGATGTGAATATCACCATTACAGGGACATCTACTTTGCACGATTGGGAGATGATTTCGGATAATGGGGCTTTCACCGCAAATGTGGGAAATAGCTCGATTAATGATGTGAAATTTGTGTTTCCTGTGCGCTCGCTCAAAAGCGGAAAGGCAGCAATGGACCAAAATGCTTACAATGCACTGAATGCAGATAAGCATAAGGAAATCGTGTTTAAAGCCCTCACTATTGATACTTTAAGCGGAAATACTACAGTAAATGGTTCTGTGACTATCAATGGGGTAACTAAGGCGATTAGCGTGCCTGTGAAGGTGTACGATACCGATCGTGGATTTACTATTACGGGATACATCATGATGAAAATGACCGACTATAAAGTGGAGCCGCCAGTGTATATGTTTGGAACAATTAAGACTGGCGATGAGATTAGAATTCAATTCAATATATCTACGGAATATGTGAATTAA
- a CDS encoding NAD(P)-dependent oxidoreductase: MKIFISGGAGYLGYNLVRALEQDDRVSEILVYDNLYRQNLNFFILGKKLHKTKFIKGDILNEFELKKHLKNIDIVYHLAAFVESPYSYRDHFNYEQINHFGTATLVNALQENPPKKVIFTSSGAVYGKDIEADEDTPPMPQNAYGISKFNAEKYLELLQTQMEVCIFRIANVFGFNPMFRFDSVINNLIFNALLYNKIKINGNGENITPFVHLDTVTQRLAQAAFQNEPKIENLVEYNQSINTVRDILLEAFEDLEFQYLNTQQKLSSYQITSLYHPTHNENFKARVLECLQDFKSNFKL; this comes from the coding sequence ATGAAAATATTCATTTCAGGAGGGGCAGGCTACCTTGGATACAATTTGGTGCGCGCCCTCGAGCAAGATGATAGGGTTTCGGAAATTTTGGTTTACGACAATCTCTACCGCCAAAATCTAAACTTCTTTATCCTTGGCAAAAAATTACACAAAACAAAATTCATAAAAGGCGATATATTAAATGAATTTGAGCTAAAAAAGCATTTAAAAAACATTGATATCGTGTATCACTTGGCGGCCTTTGTTGAGTCGCCTTACTCCTACCGAGACCACTTTAATTATGAGCAAATCAATCATTTTGGCACGGCCACACTGGTAAACGCCTTGCAGGAAAATCCGCCCAAAAAGGTGATTTTCACAAGCTCTGGCGCCGTGTATGGAAAAGACATTGAGGCCGATGAAGATACGCCTCCTATGCCACAAAATGCCTATGGAATTTCTAAATTTAATGCTGAAAAATATTTGGAATTACTGCAAACTCAAATGGAAGTCTGCATTTTTAGAATTGCTAATGTATTTGGATTTAATCCTATGTTCAGATTCGACAGCGTGATTAATAATTTGATTTTCAATGCATTACTATACAACAAAATTAAAATTAATGGTAATGGCGAGAACATCACTCCCTTTGTCCACCTTGATACGGTAACGCAGAGACTGGCGCAGGCGGCATTTCAGAATGAGCCAAAAATTGAAAATTTAGTGGAATACAATCAGTCTATAAACACCGTGCGAGATATTTTGCTTGAAGCTTTTGAGGATTTAGAGTTTCAATATTTAAACACACAGCAAAAGCTCAGCAGCTATCAAATTACCTCACTCTACCACCCTACTCACAACGAAAATTTCAAAGCACGAGTTTTGGAATGTTTACAAGATTTCAAATCCAATTTTAAGCTATAA